From one Leguminivora glycinivorella isolate SPB_JAAS2020 chromosome 5, LegGlyc_1.1, whole genome shotgun sequence genomic stretch:
- the LOC125226358 gene encoding uncharacterized protein LOC125226358, protein MLTALAAGANRDVWYVDSGAAQHFCNDRSFLSDFTTDKPKKVYIANGEALLTAGKGTAQALLKDNSVRSISNVYLVPKLSANLLSVSAMDRKGYEIVFRSGVCKVFDKGQVLATATLRDGIYQLDAIETLSALCSEPSSQAMPLSLGTGDNVAVPARSVAESVKQAPQFPATGSQSTQQVWHRRLSHLNARSMELLRKEVPEGAWNSTSDHGSKVISSERSRGARDKKRYGESQVHASGSRLEEGILGRSGQHRRLP, encoded by the exons ATGCTTACTGCATTGGCCGCAGGAGCCAACCGTGACGTTTGGTACGTCGACAGTGGTGCGGCACAGCATTTCTGCAACGATCGCAGCTTTTTATCAGATTTTACTACTGATAAACCAAAGAAGGTATATATCGCGAATGGTGAAGCCTTATTGACAGCTGGGAAAGGAACTGCTCAAGCTTTGTTAAAGGACAATAGTGTGAGATCTATAAGTAATGTGTACTTAGTACCTAAATTGTCTGCAAATTTATTATCTGTTAGTGCTATGGATAGGAAAGGTTACGAAATTGTGTTTCGTTCTGGCGTGTGTAAAGTTTTTGACAAAGGGCAGGTTTTAGCTACAGCTACCCTAAGAGATGGTATTTATCAACTCGATGCCATCGAAACTCTTTCGGCTTTGTGTAGCGAGCCATCTTCGCAGGCTATGCCTTTGTCTTTAGGTACAGGTGACAACGTAGCGGTGCCGGCACGTTCTGTTGCTGAGAGCGTGAAGCAAGCGCCACAGTTCCCTGCTACTGGAAGCCAGTCAACACAACAAGTTTGGCATCGACGTCTATCTCATCTGAACGCCCGCAGTATGGAGTTACTGAGAAAAG AAGTTCCTGAAGGCGCATGGAATTCGACATCAGACCACGGTTCCAAGGTCATCAGCTCAGAACGGAGTCGCGGAGCGCGCGATAAGAAGCGTTACGGAGAAAGCCAGGTGCATGCTTCAGGAAGCAGGCTTGAAGAAGGAATTCTGGGCAGAAGCGGTCAACACCGCCGTCTACCTTAA